A region from the Cryptosporangium arvum DSM 44712 genome encodes:
- a CDS encoding LacI family DNA-binding transcriptional regulator → MMAQRQPRRTATLASLAAELGVSRTTVSNAYNRPDQLSPQLRQRVLEAAKRLGYPGPDPLARSLRTRRAGAIGLLLTEALSYAFRDPAAVEFLEGLARECEDAKTGLLLVPAVPGAGTDPALAAAAAVDGFIVYSLPNDDPHLDAALARPVPTVIVDEPLNASGADYVGIDDRAAAAKAGAHLAELGHHKIGIICSRISSQRGPGGQATPERQRSSPYDVVRLRLDGLFDGLQLDREDVPVWECWENTIDSAAAAAKEMLDAYPELTAVACTTDVLALGTMQAVRESGRSVPDDVSVTGFDDIPEAGASGLTTVHQSHAEKGRAAWRLLSRDDRDETPTMRATIPTELRVRQTTSRLA, encoded by the coding sequence ATGATGGCCCAGCGCCAGCCCCGTCGAACCGCCACACTCGCGTCGTTGGCGGCGGAACTCGGCGTGTCACGCACGACCGTTTCCAACGCCTACAACCGCCCCGACCAGCTCTCACCGCAGTTGCGTCAGCGTGTGCTCGAAGCAGCCAAGCGCCTGGGTTACCCCGGGCCGGACCCGCTCGCGCGGTCGCTGCGGACCCGCCGAGCCGGTGCGATCGGTCTGCTGCTCACCGAGGCGCTGTCGTACGCGTTCCGCGACCCCGCCGCGGTCGAGTTCCTCGAGGGCCTCGCGCGCGAATGCGAAGACGCCAAGACCGGCCTCCTGCTGGTGCCGGCGGTACCCGGCGCCGGCACGGATCCCGCGTTGGCCGCCGCGGCCGCGGTCGACGGCTTCATCGTCTACTCGCTGCCGAACGACGACCCGCATCTGGACGCCGCGCTCGCGCGCCCGGTGCCGACCGTGATCGTCGACGAACCGCTGAACGCGTCCGGAGCCGACTACGTCGGAATCGACGACCGGGCCGCGGCCGCGAAGGCCGGAGCCCACCTGGCCGAGCTCGGCCACCACAAGATCGGCATCATCTGCAGCCGCATCAGCTCGCAGCGCGGCCCGGGTGGTCAGGCCACGCCGGAACGGCAGCGTTCGTCCCCGTACGACGTCGTCCGGCTGCGTCTCGACGGCCTGTTCGACGGCCTGCAGCTCGACCGCGAGGACGTTCCGGTCTGGGAGTGCTGGGAGAACACGATCGACTCCGCGGCCGCCGCGGCCAAGGAGATGCTCGACGCGTACCCCGAGCTGACCGCGGTCGCCTGCACCACCGACGTCCTGGCGCTCGGCACGATGCAGGCGGTGCGCGAATCCGGGCGCTCGGTCCCCGACGACGTGTCCGTGACCGGCTTCGACGACATCCCCGAAGCCGGCGCGAGCGGGCTGACGACCGTGCACCAGTCGCACGCGGAGAAGGGCCGGGCCGCCTGGCGCCTGCTCAGCCGCGACGACCGCGACGAGACGCCGACCATGCGGGCCACGATCCCGACCGAGTTGCGTGTTCGTCAGACGACGAGTCGTTTGGCCTGA
- a CDS encoding CPBP family glutamic-type intramembrane protease, with translation MRFVLQFVVVVAVAAVGGQVATGVQGNPWVSLVVGLIAAAVAALAYGWIVRRTEKREVTELARSKAAGGLARGTAIGLAMFAAVIVNIWFLGDFHVDGYGSVSGALGILGFMAAAATTEELIYRGLLFRWVEKVTGTWLALLLSGVIFGASHLFNPDATLWGATAIALEAGFMLGACYAATRSLWVTIGLHFGWNFGLGGIASATVSGNGDSKGLLDTTLSGSDLVTGGAFGPEGSLYTLTAGVVLTVVFLWLAARRGTIVPMRRKSSPRVAVQ, from the coding sequence ATGCGATTCGTCCTTCAGTTCGTAGTGGTCGTCGCGGTCGCGGCCGTCGGCGGTCAGGTGGCCACCGGAGTGCAGGGAAACCCCTGGGTCAGCCTCGTCGTAGGCCTGATCGCCGCAGCGGTCGCCGCCCTCGCTTACGGCTGGATCGTCCGCCGTACCGAGAAGCGTGAAGTCACCGAACTGGCGCGGAGCAAAGCGGCGGGCGGCCTGGCCCGTGGCACCGCGATCGGCCTCGCGATGTTCGCGGCCGTCATCGTCAACATCTGGTTCCTGGGTGACTTCCACGTCGACGGATACGGCTCGGTCAGTGGTGCGCTCGGCATCCTCGGCTTCATGGCCGCGGCCGCGACCACCGAGGAACTGATCTACCGCGGCCTGCTGTTCCGGTGGGTCGAGAAGGTGACGGGCACCTGGCTCGCGTTGCTGCTCAGCGGTGTGATCTTCGGTGCGTCGCACCTGTTCAACCCGGACGCCACCCTGTGGGGCGCCACCGCGATCGCGCTCGAGGCCGGCTTCATGCTCGGCGCGTGCTACGCCGCCACCCGCAGCCTGTGGGTCACGATCGGCCTGCACTTCGGCTGGAACTTCGGTCTCGGTGGCATCGCCAGCGCGACGGTCTCCGGCAACGGTGACTCGAAGGGGCTCCTCGACACCACCCTGTCCGGCTCGGACCTGGTCACCGGCGGTGCGTTCGGCCCCGAGGGCAGCCTCTACACGCTGACCGCCGGAGTGGTGCTCACGGTCGTCTTCCTGTGGCTCGCCGCCCGCCGCGGCACCATCGTCCCGATGCGCCGCAAGAGCTCACCGCGGGTCGCGGTCCAGTAG
- a CDS encoding ABC transporter ATP-binding protein, translating to MATVTYQGASRIYPGSTKPAVDKLNLEIQDGEFLVLVGPSGCGKSTSLRMLAGLEDVNEGAILINDKDVSHLPPKARDIAMVFQNYALYPHMTVAENMGFALKLKKTPKAEIAEKVRDAAKLLDLEEYLDRKPKALSGGQRQRVAMGRAIVRQPQVFLMDEPLSNLDAKLRVQTRSQIAALQKRLEITTVYVTHDQVEAMTMGHRVAVLKDGLLQQCDTPRALYDRPGNAFVAGFIGSPAMNLKTVPLTDGGAQLGPIVVPLTREQVAAAGEGGSKNVTIGFRPEAIEVVSDGTGLPLVVDLVEELGSDAYVYGHSEIGGDDTRIVTRTDGRKVPTLADTVHLQINKDDVHVFHAGTGARID from the coding sequence ATGGCAACTGTCACGTACCAGGGCGCGAGCCGGATCTACCCCGGTTCCACGAAGCCCGCCGTCGACAAGCTGAACCTCGAGATCCAGGACGGCGAATTCCTGGTCCTGGTCGGCCCCTCCGGTTGCGGGAAGTCGACTTCTCTCCGGATGCTCGCCGGTCTCGAAGACGTCAATGAGGGCGCGATCCTCATCAACGACAAGGACGTCTCGCACCTCCCGCCGAAGGCCCGCGACATCGCGATGGTCTTCCAGAACTACGCGCTCTACCCGCACATGACCGTCGCGGAGAACATGGGCTTCGCGCTGAAGCTCAAGAAGACGCCGAAGGCCGAGATCGCCGAGAAGGTGCGCGACGCCGCGAAGCTGCTCGACCTCGAGGAGTACCTCGACCGGAAGCCGAAGGCGCTCTCCGGTGGTCAGCGCCAGCGTGTCGCGATGGGCCGGGCGATCGTCCGCCAGCCCCAGGTCTTCCTCATGGACGAGCCGCTGTCGAACCTCGACGCCAAGCTCCGTGTGCAGACCCGTTCGCAGATCGCCGCGCTGCAGAAGCGCCTCGAGATCACCACGGTCTACGTCACCCACGACCAGGTCGAGGCCATGACCATGGGCCACCGCGTCGCGGTGCTCAAGGACGGCCTGCTCCAGCAGTGCGACACCCCCCGCGCGCTCTACGACCGCCCGGGCAACGCGTTCGTCGCGGGCTTCATCGGCTCCCCGGCCATGAACCTCAAGACGGTCCCGCTGACCGACGGTGGCGCGCAGCTCGGCCCGATCGTCGTCCCGCTCACCCGTGAGCAGGTCGCGGCGGCCGGCGAGGGTGGCAGCAAGAACGTCACGATCGGCTTCCGGCCCGAGGCGATCGAGGTCGTCTCCGACGGCACCGGCCTCCCGCTGGTCGTGGACCTGGTCGAGGAGCTCGGCTCCGACGCCTACGTCTACGGCCACTCCGAGATCGGTGGCGACGACACGCGGATCGTCACGCGTACCGACGGTCGCAAGGTTCCGACCCTGGCCGACACCGTGCACCTGCAGATCAACAAGGACGACGTGCACGTCTTCCACGCCGGGACCGGCGCGCGCATCGACTGA
- a CDS encoding nuclear transport factor 2 family protein gives MSNAVVERLIGALNSQDLDAIASCFGPDFRGEWPAHPGRDVHGPEQVRRNWEMIFTTSPDITIAMTNAVEVGDEVWGEWHYTRAAGQDLRGVIIITVGDDLVQRSRFYMEPVDAPSASTPGGPRLARD, from the coding sequence ATGAGTAACGCCGTAGTGGAGCGCCTGATCGGCGCCCTGAACAGCCAGGATCTCGACGCCATCGCGTCCTGTTTCGGGCCGGATTTCCGTGGGGAGTGGCCGGCTCATCCGGGGCGGGACGTGCACGGGCCGGAGCAGGTGCGCCGGAACTGGGAGATGATTTTCACGACCTCGCCGGACATCACGATCGCGATGACCAACGCGGTCGAGGTCGGCGACGAGGTGTGGGGCGAGTGGCACTACACGCGGGCGGCGGGACAGGATCTGCGCGGCGTCATCATCATCACGGTGGGTGACGATCTGGTTCAGCGGTCGCGGTTCTACATGGAGCCCGTCGACGCCCCGAGCGCGTCCACCCCGGGCGGGCCGCGTCTCGCCCGCGACTGA
- a CDS encoding chitinase, protein MHPSDLGWSPGSDADLPPGRGGRHRRVSDLPYRITAALGAALVLAAGGITAYGATHRPADTTVTASRPLAATSEPRAPLPVPETPFEPYVDMGYYPPYDLAGSVEKAGISRYILGFVVAKDGCTPSWDGDVAIDDAEMIQRVEDFRAAGGDIRISFGGAAGDELAAVCASVPALADAYQRVIDLYSATAVDFDVEGNELGDTPGHDRRGQAIAVLQKNAAAAGKNLDVSLTLPVNPSGFTASPIRILTAAAKANARIDAVNVMAMDYGRWAAPEPEGMMGTYATQAMTNAVGTLQEVFGLSEAEAWKRIAVTPLIGVNSPATEVFSLEDAAKVGAFAREKGAAFFSMWAITRDRPCPTGVEADAESDACAGNAPDPFAFTKAFLAAPGD, encoded by the coding sequence CCGGGCTCCGACGCCGATTTACCGCCGGGCCGGGGCGGGCGTCACCGCCGGGTGAGCGACCTGCCGTACCGCATCACCGCCGCGCTCGGAGCGGCACTGGTTCTGGCCGCCGGCGGGATCACCGCGTACGGAGCGACCCATCGCCCCGCCGACACCACGGTGACCGCGTCGAGGCCGCTGGCCGCAACGAGCGAGCCCCGCGCACCGCTGCCGGTGCCGGAGACACCGTTCGAGCCGTACGTCGACATGGGTTACTACCCGCCCTACGACCTGGCCGGATCGGTGGAGAAGGCCGGGATCTCCCGGTACATCCTCGGGTTCGTCGTCGCCAAGGACGGCTGCACGCCCAGCTGGGACGGTGACGTCGCGATCGACGACGCGGAGATGATCCAGCGGGTCGAGGACTTCCGGGCCGCCGGCGGCGACATCCGGATCTCGTTCGGTGGCGCGGCCGGGGACGAGCTCGCCGCCGTCTGCGCTTCCGTTCCGGCTCTGGCCGACGCGTACCAGCGCGTCATCGACCTGTACTCGGCCACGGCGGTCGATTTCGACGTCGAGGGGAACGAACTCGGGGACACCCCGGGGCACGATCGGCGCGGGCAGGCGATCGCCGTGCTGCAGAAGAACGCCGCGGCCGCGGGCAAGAATCTCGACGTCTCGCTGACGCTGCCGGTCAACCCGAGCGGCTTCACCGCCAGCCCGATCCGCATCCTGACCGCGGCCGCGAAGGCGAACGCCCGGATCGACGCGGTGAACGTGATGGCGATGGACTACGGGCGCTGGGCGGCCCCGGAGCCCGAGGGCATGATGGGCACCTACGCCACCCAGGCGATGACGAACGCCGTCGGAACGCTCCAGGAGGTGTTCGGGCTCAGCGAGGCCGAGGCCTGGAAGCGCATCGCGGTGACTCCCCTGATCGGGGTGAACTCACCGGCCACCGAGGTGTTCTCGCTCGAGGACGCGGCCAAGGTCGGTGCGTTCGCGCGTGAGAAGGGCGCGGCGTTCTTCTCGATGTGGGCGATCACCCGCGACCGGCCCTGTCCGACCGGCGTCGAGGCCGACGCGGAGTCCGACGCGTGCGCGGGCAACGCCCCGGACCCGTTCGCGTTCACGAAGGCGTTCCTGGCCGCACCCGGCGACTGA
- the rlmB gene encoding 23S rRNA (guanosine(2251)-2'-O)-methyltransferase RlmB, producing MPGNSQRPNRRKTGTKKGAVVGSGGQRRKALEGKGPTPKAADRYKHKANRSAAAAARRTSGPDKPRATPGRRGQGTREGAELLVGRNPVVEALRAEIPASALFLALGVDIDERINEAVQTAGDRGLSILEVSRAELDRMTGGVLHQGIGLKVPPYAYADLPDVLAAVEGAPLVVALDGVTDPRNLGAVVRSAAAFGAHAVVLPERRAAGMTATAWRTSAGAAARLPVARVTNLTRTLRSLQDQGFSVLGLDADGDVSTDSLEVGADPVVIVVGSEGRGLSRLVGEACDQLVSIPMTNDTESLNASVAAAVLLAEVARQRRQG from the coding sequence ATGCCCGGCAACAGCCAGCGCCCGAACCGTCGTAAGACGGGAACCAAGAAAGGCGCGGTCGTCGGCTCGGGTGGCCAGCGGCGCAAAGCACTCGAAGGCAAGGGTCCGACGCCGAAAGCCGCCGACCGGTACAAACACAAAGCGAACCGGTCGGCCGCCGCGGCGGCCCGGCGCACCTCCGGCCCCGACAAGCCCAGGGCCACCCCCGGGCGGCGCGGCCAGGGCACCCGGGAGGGCGCTGAGCTGCTGGTCGGCCGCAACCCGGTGGTCGAGGCGCTGCGCGCGGAGATCCCGGCGAGCGCGCTGTTCCTGGCGCTCGGCGTCGACATCGACGAGCGCATCAACGAGGCGGTGCAGACCGCGGGTGACCGTGGGTTGTCGATCCTCGAGGTCAGCCGGGCCGAGCTCGACCGGATGACCGGTGGGGTGCTGCACCAGGGCATCGGGCTGAAGGTGCCGCCGTACGCGTACGCGGACCTGCCCGACGTGCTGGCCGCCGTGGAGGGCGCGCCGCTCGTCGTCGCTCTGGACGGCGTCACCGACCCGCGCAACCTGGGTGCGGTCGTGCGCTCGGCGGCTGCGTTCGGCGCCCACGCCGTTGTTCTTCCGGAGCGGCGCGCGGCCGGGATGACCGCAACGGCCTGGCGTACGTCCGCCGGCGCGGCGGCTCGTCTGCCGGTCGCTCGCGTCACCAACCTCACCCGGACGCTGCGGTCGCTGCAGGATCAGGGCTTCAGCGTGCTGGGTCTGGACGCCGACGGCGACGTCTCCACCGACTCGCTCGAAGTGGGCGCCGATCCGGTGGTCATCGTTGTCGGTTCCGAGGGGCGCGGCCTCTCCCGTCTCGTCGGTGAGGCCTGTGACCAGCTCGTCTCCATCCCGATGACGAACGACACCGAGTCACTCAACGCGTCGGTGGCGGCGGCCGTGCTGCTCGCCGAGGTAGCGCGCCAGCGTCGCCAGGGCTAG
- a CDS encoding SigE family RNA polymerase sigma factor: MEDEEYHEYVRSALPVLRRLAYVLCQDGHRADDLVQNALVKLYLAWDKARRAENRNAYARTVLVRVFLSERRANWARRVVLVDRLPEQASVPGPDPAATLALRAALATLPPKQRAALVLRYYADLSVDETAEALGCPANTVKSHTARGIAALRRVLPEEVAATQDWSGR; encoded by the coding sequence ATGGAGGACGAGGAGTACCACGAATACGTGCGGTCCGCGCTGCCGGTGCTGCGCCGACTGGCGTACGTCCTCTGCCAGGACGGGCACCGCGCGGACGACCTCGTGCAGAACGCGTTGGTCAAGCTCTACCTGGCCTGGGACAAGGCACGCCGGGCCGAGAACCGGAACGCTTACGCGCGGACGGTCCTGGTGCGGGTGTTCCTGAGCGAGCGTCGCGCGAACTGGGCCCGCCGGGTGGTGCTCGTCGACCGGTTACCGGAACAGGCCTCGGTTCCCGGCCCCGACCCGGCCGCCACGCTGGCCCTGCGGGCCGCGCTGGCGACCCTGCCCCCGAAACAACGCGCCGCGTTGGTCCTCCGCTACTACGCAGATCTTTCGGTGGACGAGACCGCTGAAGCACTCGGGTGCCCGGCGAACACGGTCAAGAGCCACACCGCACGGGGCATCGCGGCGTTACGTCGCGTCCTGCCAGAAGAGGTCGCTGCGACCCAGGATTGGAGCGGACGATGA
- a CDS encoding helix-turn-helix domain-containing protein, with product MRRDDDFGTALRTLRQRITPAEAGVPASLPAVRRVPGLRRDELAGIAGVSEEHVKRLEQGRRKPSPGVIDALARALRLSSGEHARLRALAGFAASPEPDGLVPREVTGTARRMLERLSDVAVCVCDASWTVLAANDLWHSEVCTIPETPGRGRNVVWRAFTEVGPSVFRVPDELDGFRATVVAELRETVRRYPADVELASMVADLHARSPEFVQLWNAPPVPGGHADQLRVPSPTHGHVDLDLDVLTLDPGDLRVVVYTHAVPRESYSEVSTLR from the coding sequence GTGCGGCGGGACGACGATTTCGGGACCGCGCTGCGGACCCTGCGGCAGCGGATCACACCAGCGGAAGCCGGGGTGCCGGCGTCGTTACCCGCCGTCCGGCGCGTGCCCGGTCTGCGCCGGGACGAACTCGCCGGCATCGCGGGCGTCTCCGAGGAGCACGTGAAGCGCCTCGAGCAGGGGCGCCGCAAGCCGTCACCGGGCGTGATCGACGCGCTCGCCCGGGCGCTCCGGCTCAGCTCGGGTGAGCACGCCCGGCTGCGTGCGCTGGCCGGGTTCGCGGCGTCGCCCGAGCCGGACGGGCTGGTTCCGCGTGAGGTGACCGGGACGGCGCGGCGGATGCTGGAGCGGCTGAGCGACGTCGCGGTCTGCGTCTGCGACGCGAGCTGGACGGTGCTGGCCGCGAACGACCTCTGGCACTCGGAGGTCTGCACGATCCCGGAGACGCCCGGGCGCGGTCGCAACGTGGTGTGGCGCGCGTTCACCGAGGTCGGGCCGTCGGTGTTCCGGGTGCCCGATGAACTGGACGGCTTCCGCGCCACGGTCGTGGCCGAGCTGCGCGAGACGGTTCGTCGCTACCCGGCCGACGTCGAACTGGCGTCGATGGTCGCCGATCTGCACGCGCGCAGCCCGGAGTTCGTCCAGCTCTGGAACGCGCCGCCGGTACCGGGCGGCCACGCCGATCAGCTGCGCGTGCCGAGCCCGACGCACGGCCACGTCGACCTCGACCTGGACGTCCTGACCCTCGACCCGGGGGACCTCCGCGTCGTCGTCTACACCCACGCTGTCCCCCGAGAGAGCTACAGCGAGGTGTCCACTCTGCGGTGA
- the cysS gene encoding cysteine--tRNA ligase, which translates to MTLRLHDTASRSIREFVPITPGRCGIYLCGPTVQSAPHIGHLRSAVNYDVLRRWLTRSGYEVTFVQNVTDIDDKILAKAEDVEWWALAYQNERAFADAYAALGCLPPTIAPRATGHVPEMVELMKRLIERGHAYDAEGDVYFDVQSYAEYGALSGQRLDHMQGDGADDHCKRDPRDFALWKGRKPEEPTTASWPTPWGPGRPGWHLECSAMAGRYLGRAFDIHGGGLDLVFPHHENEIAQSKAAGFGFANYWVHHALLNLGPEKMSKSLGNVIDLPKVLGLVRAIEFRYYIATPHYRSTIDYSEEALLEAAVGFRRIENFVERAVERVGPVDGVPGAAFTAALDDDLGTPAGIASVHEAVRVGNAALAAGDEAGIRSALAEVRGGLEVFGLDPLSTEWAASEAGSADDLRNVVDSLVKVALEQRQAARARKDYGASDGIRDQLKEAGIVVEDTPAGPRWTL; encoded by the coding sequence GTGACTCTCCGTCTCCATGACACCGCCAGCCGGTCGATCCGCGAGTTCGTTCCGATCACTCCGGGGCGCTGCGGGATCTACCTGTGCGGGCCGACGGTGCAGTCCGCGCCCCACATCGGGCACCTGCGCTCTGCCGTCAACTACGACGTGCTGCGGCGCTGGCTGACGCGCTCGGGCTACGAGGTGACGTTCGTACAGAACGTCACCGACATCGACGACAAGATCCTGGCCAAAGCCGAGGACGTCGAGTGGTGGGCGCTGGCGTACCAGAACGAACGTGCGTTCGCCGACGCGTACGCCGCGCTGGGCTGCCTCCCGCCGACGATCGCCCCGCGGGCCACCGGGCACGTGCCCGAGATGGTCGAGCTGATGAAACGGCTCATCGAGCGCGGCCACGCCTACGACGCCGAGGGCGACGTCTACTTCGACGTGCAGTCGTACGCGGAGTACGGCGCGCTCTCCGGGCAGCGGCTCGACCACATGCAGGGCGACGGCGCCGACGACCACTGCAAGCGCGATCCCCGCGACTTCGCGCTGTGGAAGGGCCGAAAGCCCGAAGAGCCCACCACTGCTTCCTGGCCGACGCCCTGGGGCCCCGGTCGTCCCGGCTGGCACCTGGAGTGCTCGGCGATGGCCGGCCGGTATCTCGGCCGGGCGTTCGACATCCACGGCGGCGGGCTCGACCTGGTGTTCCCGCACCACGAGAACGAGATCGCACAGTCGAAGGCGGCCGGGTTCGGGTTCGCGAACTACTGGGTGCACCACGCCCTGCTGAACCTCGGCCCCGAGAAGATGAGCAAGTCGCTCGGCAACGTCATCGACCTGCCGAAGGTGCTCGGCCTGGTCCGCGCGATCGAGTTCCGCTACTACATCGCGACGCCGCACTACCGTTCGACGATCGACTACAGCGAGGAAGCGCTGCTCGAGGCGGCCGTCGGGTTCCGGCGGATCGAGAACTTCGTGGAACGAGCAGTCGAGCGGGTCGGCCCGGTCGACGGCGTTCCCGGTGCTGCTTTCACGGCCGCTCTGGACGACGACCTCGGCACGCCCGCCGGCATCGCGTCCGTGCACGAGGCGGTGCGGGTGGGGAACGCGGCTCTGGCCGCCGGCGACGAGGCGGGCATCCGCTCGGCGCTCGCGGAGGTGCGCGGTGGCCTCGAGGTGTTCGGGCTCGATCCGCTGTCCACCGAGTGGGCGGCCTCCGAGGCGGGCTCGGCCGACGATCTGCGCAACGTCGTGGATTCGCTGGTGAAGGTCGCGTTGGAGCAGCGGCAGGCGGCTCGGGCCCGGAAGGACTACGGGGCCTCCGACGGCATCCGGGACCAGCTCAAAGAGGCCGGTATCGTGGTGGAAGACACTCCAGCGGGTCCACGCTGGACCCTTTGA
- a CDS encoding VanZ family protein → MDDVLRIAPLVVIALGAVTVSIVTKRGLAEVGLVATLATILVITLAPAPAVFANDTNHCINGGWQPTWIPWPINGRSLNVWMFVPLGAFAALTRHRWLVLLPVAIEAAQRLLPLSRFCDSRDVADNVYGFLLGLALATLARYLGEQHGRRHRRVE, encoded by the coding sequence GTGGACGACGTGCTGCGCATCGCGCCGCTCGTGGTGATCGCGCTCGGCGCCGTGACCGTCAGCATCGTGACGAAGCGCGGACTCGCCGAGGTCGGCCTGGTGGCCACGCTGGCGACGATCCTGGTCATCACGCTCGCCCCGGCCCCCGCGGTCTTCGCGAACGACACGAACCACTGCATCAACGGGGGTTGGCAGCCGACCTGGATCCCGTGGCCGATCAACGGGCGCAGCCTCAACGTCTGGATGTTCGTGCCGCTCGGGGCGTTCGCCGCGCTCACCAGGCACCGCTGGCTGGTGCTGCTCCCGGTCGCGATCGAAGCGGCTCAGCGATTGTTACCGCTGAGCCGCTTCTGCGACTCCCGTGACGTCGCGGACAACGTCTACGGCTTCCTGCTCGGCCTAGCCCTGGCGACGCTGGCGCGCTACCTCGGCGAGCAGCACGGCCGCCGCCACCGACGCGTTGAGTGA